The nucleotide sequence AATAATCTCTATAAGACAACCATAATTTATAATTATAACCAATTTGACTTATAGTATATGACGATATATATACTGTGAAAAATAACTTGGAGAGCGGTAATTCATCAGGAAGGAGTATCTGATATGAGGTTTAAAAATATTTTTGCCACCCGGTGGGGGATTATTGGCGTAGGTTTGTTTATCGGTGTTTTTGCGGCCCTCTTACAGAAGTGGGGAAATCCCGGAAATATGGGCATCTGTGTGGCCTGTTTTGAAAGGGATATTGCCGGGGCTCTCGGGTTACACCGCGCGGGAGTTGTTCAATACATACGACCGGAAATTATCGGCTTCGTTATGGGGGCATTCATTTCTGCATATTTATTCAAGGAATATCGTCCCCGTCTTGGATCAGCGCCTATTGTGCGATTTGTGCTGGGAGTCTTTGCCATGATTGGTGCCCTGGTCTTTTTAGGATGTCCCTGGCGGGCGGCATTGCGCCTTGCGGGCGGTGATGGAAACGCAATTCTCGGTCTGTTGGGATTAATTGTCGGTATCTGGATCGGAACTCTTTTTCTCAGAAAAGGTTACAATCTGGGACGTACCCAGGCTACTCATGCGGCGGCGGGATGGATGCTACCACTTATAATGCTTGGCTTTCTGGCGCTTCTTATTGCCTTCCCGCAAATTGAAGGTCAAAGCCGAAGCGGGGTCCTTTTTTACAGCCTGAAAGGTCCTGGCGCCATGCACGCCCCCCTTCTTATATCTCTGGGAATCGGCCTTACTATAGGATTTCTGGCCCAGCGAAGCCGGTTTTGCACTATGGGGGCCTGGCGGGACTTCATACTCTTTCGTCAAAATCATCTCCTTTCAGGTTTCATTGCTCTCGTCGTTGCCGCTTTTGTCACCAACCTCATCGTCGGACAGTTTCACCCGGGATTTAAGGGACAGCCGGTTGCCCATACAATGCATATCTGGAACTTTGCGGGAATGGTTCTGTCCGGTCTGGCTTTTGCTCTTGCTGGTGGTTGCCCCGGACGTCAGCTTTTCCTGTCCGGAGAGGGAGATGGGGATGCCGCCATTTTTGTACTGGGAATGATCGTCGGGGCGGGATTCGCCCATAATTTCGGTCTGGCCAGTTCCCCGAAAGGTGTGGGACCTTATGGTATTCCGGCAGTCATCATTGGCCTGATTGTTTGTCTGTTTATCGGATTTACGATGAGAAAAAGAATTGCTTAAATTAAGGAGAAAAATATGAGCACAAAAGTCGATGCCCGGGGCCTTTCCTGCCCTCAGCCCGTTTTGATGACCATCGATGAGATAAAATCCGGAAAAACAAGCGAGATCGAGATTATCGTAGATACGGAAACATCAAAGGAAAATGTCTCGCGTGCCGCCACCAGTCAGGACTGGAAAGTAACCGATGTCAGTGAAACAGCCGGCGAGTACAAGATTACCATAAGCAAGGATTAAGAGTGTCTCTTTTTAGTTTTTCCAGGGATAAACAAAAGCAGGGCACGCCGGGTGATAATGGAAATGCCGATCGCGGGATCATGGTGTTTGAACATACCAGTGAGGTTATCCAGGCGGAAAATATCCTGAAAAAAGAAGGGTGGGAAATCCGGGTTATGGGACCGCCGCCTGAAATTCAAAGTGGGTGTGATCTGATCATTGAGTTTCCCCTCATAGAGGAACTGAACATTTTCAGGACTCTTGAAGAAAAAGGAATTCCCCCTCTGGACATGGTTCCCGTAACCAGCCCCCTTCTGCAACCGGTGGATCTCTTTCAGATCAAGGACTTTGGTGGGCATCTCATGGTCCGGGCGGCTAATATGAAACTGACTGTTGAGAAAGCAAGCGGAAATATTGTCAATGTTTCCGGCGGCGGCTGCCCCGACGTTCCCTATCTGGCTTATGAAATGGTAGGTCAAACGCTCACCAGTTCCCCCAGCCCCCGTGAAATAGGCCATACTCTCTGTGGATATGCCCTGCAGTTAGCCTTTGAGGAGGTCCAACGC is from Pseudomonadota bacterium and encodes:
- the yedE gene encoding YedE family putative selenium transporter codes for the protein MRFKNIFATRWGIIGVGLFIGVFAALLQKWGNPGNMGICVACFERDIAGALGLHRAGVVQYIRPEIIGFVMGAFISAYLFKEYRPRLGSAPIVRFVLGVFAMIGALVFLGCPWRAALRLAGGDGNAILGLLGLIVGIWIGTLFLRKGYNLGRTQATHAAAGWMLPLIMLGFLALLIAFPQIEGQSRSGVLFYSLKGPGAMHAPLLISLGIGLTIGFLAQRSRFCTMGAWRDFILFRQNHLLSGFIALVVAAFVTNLIVGQFHPGFKGQPVAHTMHIWNFAGMVLSGLAFALAGGCPGRQLFLSGEGDGDAAIFVLGMIVGAGFAHNFGLASSPKGVGPYGIPAVIIGLIVCLFIGFTMRKRIA
- a CDS encoding sulfurtransferase TusA family protein; the protein is MSTKVDARGLSCPQPVLMTIDEIKSGKTSEIEIIVDTETSKENVSRAATSQDWKVTDVSETAGEYKITISKD
- a CDS encoding DUF3343 domain-containing protein; this translates as MSLFSFSRDKQKQGTPGDNGNADRGIMVFEHTSEVIQAENILKKEGWEIRVMGPPPEIQSGCDLIIEFPLIEELNIFRTLEEKGIPPLDMVPVTSPLLQPVDLFQIKDFGGHLMVRAANMKLTVEKASGNIVNVSGGGCPDVPYLAYEMVGQTLTSSPSPREIGHTLCGYALQLAFEEVQRQCSP